In Vitis vinifera cultivar Pinot Noir 40024 chromosome 17, ASM3070453v1, one genomic interval encodes:
- the LOC100261216 gene encoding malate synthase, glyoxysomal → MLGIGTYGYTAPMAKKTVVGYEAPDGVDIRGRYDEELAKILTKDALQFVADLQREFWSQIKYAMECRREAKRRYNEGALPSFDPATRYVREGDWVCAPVPPAVADRKVEITGPVERKMIINALNSGAKVFMADFEDALSPSWENLMRGQVNLKDAVDGTISFHDQARNRVYRLNDQTAQLFVRPRGWHLPEAHILIDGEPATGCLVDFGLYFFHNYATFRRRQGEGFGPFFYLPKMEHSREAKIWNCVFERAEKMAGIERGSIRATVLIETLPAVFQMDEILYELRDHSVGLNCGRWDYIFSYVKTFQGHSDRLLPDRVQVGMTQHFMKSYSDLLIRTCHRRGAHAMGGMAAQIPIRDDPAANEAALDLVRKDKQREVRAGHDGTWAAHPGLIPACMEVFNNNMGNAANQIQTMKREDAANITEEDLIQRPRGVRTMEGLRLNTRVGIQYLAAWLTGTGSVPLYNLMEDAATAEISRVQNWQWLKYGVELDGDGLGVKVSLDLFGRVVEEEMARIEREVGREKFKKGMYKEACKIFTRQCTTPTLDDFLTLDAYNHIVTHHPKPSSRL, encoded by the exons ATGTTAGGCATTGGAACATATGGTTATACTGCCCCTATGGCCAAAAAGACTGTCGTGGGCTATGAAGCTCCCGATGGGGTTGATATCAGGGGCCGATATGATGAAGAACTTGCAAAGATTTTGACTAAGGATGCCCTGCAGTTTGTGGCTGATCTGCAGAGGGAGTTTTGGAGTCAAATTAAGTATGCAATGGAGTGTAGGAGGGAGGCGAAGAGGCGGTACAATGAGGGGGCGCTGCCGAGTTTCGATCCGGCTACAAGGTATGTGAGGGAAGGTGACTGGGTGTGTGCGCCTGTGCCACCGGCTGTCGCTGATCGGAAGGTGGAGATTACCGGTCCCGTGGAAAGGAAGATGATCATCAATGCTCTCAACTCCGGTGCTAAAGTTTTCATG GCTGATTTTGAAGATGCGCTCTCACCAAGTTGGGAGAATCTGATGAGAGGGCAAGTTAACTTGAAGGATGCTGTGGACGGGACTATAAGCTTCCATGACCAGGCCAGGAACCGGGTTTACAGGCTCAATGACCAGACAGCCCAGCTTTTTGTCCGCCCGCGAGGTTGGCATCTGCCTGAGGCTCATATTCTCATTGATGGCGAGCCTGCAACAGGTTGCCTTGTGGATTTTGGCCTCTACTTCTTCCATAACTACGCAACCTTCCGCCGGAGACAGGGTGAAGGGTTTGGGCCTTTTTTCTACCTCCCTAAAATGGAGCACTCAAG GGAAGCTAAAATATGGAACTGTGTGTTTGAGAGGGCAGAGAAAATGGCTGGAATAGAAAGAGGAAGCATCAGGGCCACAGTCCTAATAGAAACACTACCAGCTGTTTTTCAAATGGATGAAATCCTCTATGAGCTCAGAGATCACTCTGTTGGTTTGAATTGTGGCAGATGGGATTACATTTTCAGCTATGTCAAAACCTTCCAGGGTCACTCTGATCGGTTGCTGCCGGACAGGGTTCAGGTTGGGATGACTCAACACTTCATGAAGAGCTACTCTGATCTTCTCATTAGGACGTGCCACAGGCGCGGAGCCCATGCAATGGGCGGCATG GCGGCTCAGATTCCAATTAGAGATGACCCGGCAGCAAATGAGGCAGCTCTTGATCTGGTGAGGAAGGACAAGCAGAGAGAAGTGAGGGCAGGGCATGATGGAACGTGGGCAGCCCACCCTGGGCTCATTCCGGCCTGCATGGAAGTCTTCAACAACAACATGGGCAATGCAGCGAATCAGATCCAAACCATGAAGCGGGAGGATGCAGCAAACATAACCGAAGAGGACCTCATACAGAGGCCTAGAGGGGTCCGAACCATGGAGGGCCTGCGCCTAAACACCCGGGTCGGGATCCAGTACTTGGCCGCATGGCTCACTGGAACTGGCTCAGTGCCTCTTTACAACCTTATGGAGGATGCCGCCACAGCTGAGATCAGCAGGGTTCAGAACTGGCAGTGGCTGAAATATGGAGTGGAATTGGATGGAGATGGGCTTGGAGTGAAGGTGAGTTTAGACCTTTTCGGGCGAGTGGTGGAAGAGGAGATGGCCAGGATTGAGAGAGAGGTTGGGCGTGAGAAGTTCAAGAAGGGAATGTACAAGGAGGCCTGCAAGATCTTCACCAGGCAATGCACAACCCCAACTCTAGATGATTTTCTGACTCTAGATGCATATAACCATATCGTCACACACCACCCTAAGCCATCATCTAGACTCTGA
- the LOC100244084 gene encoding uncharacterized protein LOC100244084 has product MMMDAKGGCCIARYAGGAYDMSKVDRIMLRFRPIAPKPTSAGSVSGGSTLKSDEVYLRTGRGKRRYVRDNSKRCNRKRKASPEEKRDEIVGEAVVTLPLLPETPDRKDWSPPGQSDLLSATKPQKNPPIWLSFANGSTEGHCGSDRAVITDRTVVMPQPVRLVGSCVTVECVTDTWVDGDWLGSTDEEKINNLDRDTCPGFVSDGLNRVTWTNAAYRRMVGHVTPGPEMMVWLVMKARVPVTFPAITCRVRLQYRCGKEKNSLTLPCDVWRMDGGGFAWRLDVKAALSLGR; this is encoded by the coding sequence ATGATGATGGATGCTAAGGGAGGGTGCTGCATCGCACGGTACGCCGGGGGTGCGTACGATATGTCGAAGGTCGACCGGATAATGCTTAGATTCCGGCCGATCGCGCCAAAGCCAACAAGCGCCGGCTCAGTCTCCGGCGGTTCCACGTTGAAAAGCGACGAAGTGTACTTGAGGACTGGGAGAGGAAAGAGGAGGTACGTCAGGGATAACAGCAAAAGGTGCAACAGGAAGAGAAAGGCTTCACCGGAGGAGAAAAGAGACGAGATCGTCGGAGAAGCGGTAGTGACGCTGCCGCTGCTGCCGGAGACGCCAGACCGTAAGGACTGGTCTCCGCCTGGGCAGTCTGATCTGTTATCCGCGACTAAACCTCAGAAAAACCCGCCGATCTGGCTGAGTTTCGCCAACGGCAGCACCGAGGGGCACTGCGGGAGCGATCGTGCTGTGATCACGGATCGGACGGTGGTGATGCCGCAACCGGTAAGGCTGGTGGGGTCGTGCGTAACGGTGGAGTGTGTGACGGACACGTGGGTTGATGGAGATTGGCTGGGGAGTACGGACGAGGAGAAGATAAACAACTTGGACAGAGACACGTGTCCAGGTTTCGTATCGGACGGCCTGAACCGGGTGACTTGGACCAACGCAGCGTACCGGAGAATGGTGGGGCACGTGACCCCAGGGCCAGAGATGATGGTGTGGTTAGTGATGAAAGCGAGAGTGCCAGTAACGTTTCCGGcgatcacctgcagagtgaggCTACAGTACAGGTGTGGGAAGGAGAAGAACTCCCTGACGCTGCCTTGCGACGTGTGGAGAATGGACGGAGGAGGCTTTGCATGGAGACTCGACGTCAAAGCTGCCCTCAGTTTGGGTCGCTAA